In one Carettochelys insculpta isolate YL-2023 chromosome 6, ASM3395843v1, whole genome shotgun sequence genomic region, the following are encoded:
- the LOC142015344 gene encoding uncharacterized protein LOC142015344 isoform X2 yields the protein MLDSEHLATQKIREQPEPTVHVDAFLYDDDIIDSLCEEGRMSRNYCVVCGSHKTASLKFISHSFSLMELKFLYQYALPDLTGKILVDVGSRLGAVLFAGYLYSSASQLYGVEMNGDFCQLQEMIIAKHQFTDRVKVLHSDICTQALLLQSADVVVMNNVFEYFLDRLEQARAWEFISHNMRKKGSLLVTVPSLEESLSNLQTDILLCQWVEEMKLDYDVYMEKDIDREALEQIHLYKIL from the exons ATGCTTGACTCAGAGCATCTGGCAACTCAGAAA ATACGTGAGCAGCCTGAGCCTACAGTTCATGTTGATGCATTTCTTTATGATGATGACATTATTGATTCACTGTGTGAGGAAGGGAGAATGAGTAGAAACTACTGTGTAGTGTGTGGCTCACACAAGACTGCCTCTTTAA AGTTTATTTCTCATTCCTTTTCACTCATGGAACTGAAGTTTCTTTATCAGTATGCATTGCCTGACCTTACAGGAAAGATTCTGGTTGATGTTGGCTCCAGGCTTGGCGCAGTGCTGTTTGCG GGCTATCTTTACAGCTCAGCATCACAGCTATATGGAGTGGAAATGAATGGAGACTTTTGCCAATTGCAGGAAATGATAATAGCAAAGCACCAATTCACAGACAGAGTAAAG GTACTTCATTCAGACATCTGTACTCAGGCTttactacttcaaagtgctgatgTAGTTGTGATGAATAATGTCTTTGAATATTTTCTTGACAGACTGGAACAGGCCAG gGCCTGGGAATTTATCAGTCATAATATGAGGAAAAAAGGTTCGTTATTAGTTACAGTCCCGAGCCTTGAAGAATCTCTCTCAAACCTACAG ACGGATATACTGCTCTGCCAGTGGGTAGAAGAGATGAAGTTGGATTATGACGTATACATGGAAAAGGACATTGATAGAGAGGCGCTTGAACAAATTCATTTGTACAAAATTCTCTAG